The genomic stretch CAGGTGGGTCAGGCGCGACATCAGGCGAGAAGCACAGCGCTGACGCATTTCTTCGTCCAGATCCTCCTGGCTCAGATGGCCACCGTAAAGAATGGCCGCGGACAGCGGGGTACGGATCTGGTGAGCGAGAGACGCAACCATCTTGCCCATGGCAGACAGACGCTGGGCGTGAGCCAGCTGCGCCTGAAGGTGCCGGGTTTCGGTTAGGTCTGTCAGCAGGATTAACTGGCCGGGCTGGTTTTCCATGGTCCGGATCTCGATGCTGACCCTGCGACCATCCTTCAGAGATACTTCGTGGCCATCGTCCCGCCGGGGCGCAAAGCAGCGATGGATGACATCAACCCAGCGGGCACCGTCGAGGGGCTCCCCCAGAAGCGCAATAGCTGCCGGGTTGGTCTGCGTTACCACGCCCTGGCTATCCAGAACGACAACGCCGGCAGGCAGTGCGTTCAGCAAGGTGGACAGACGATCTGCCAGCTGCTCTTTTTCTTCAAGCTCCTGCTGACGCTGGAGCGATTCCTGGTTCAGCTCGCCGGAAAGCTGGTTGACCCGGGATTCGAGGGTCCGGTAGGAGTCAGTGATCTGCCGCGACATCCGGTTGAACAATTCCAGGGCGGTATCCACCGCCTCATCGTCCTGTTCCGGAAACAGGGCGGTAACCTTGTCATTGACGTCCGCCGCAGCGTTGGTCTTTGTGCCGCCCGCGCCGGACTGAAGAACAAATTGTGCCTGACTCATAACCTGACTCCCCGATCGGCCCGTCGGTTCGGACCTCATAGTTCGGATACTTCGTTTGCAGGTTTGTAAGCCAGCAACGTGCCAACTTGATTTTTTCTATATATTTCAAAGGCAAGGAGATTCTTGAAAGAGTAGAATGACAATTTTACGTCGGTCAGAAACGGAAACGGCGCCTCAGGTTACGAACCTTTGACGCCGTTCAGGGAGCTCTAAATTCCGGGCGATCCTGCTCAGGACTCCTCAGATTCCTCTTCCCGCAGCCCGTACTTTCGAACCTTCTCTACCAGAGTAGTGCGTCGGATCCGCAGCTTCTCGGCAGCCCTGGCCACAACGCCGCCG from Marinobacter adhaerens HP15 encodes the following:
- a CDS encoding sensor histidine kinase encodes the protein MSQAQFVLQSGAGGTKTNAAADVNDKVTALFPEQDDEAVDTALELFNRMSRQITDSYRTLESRVNQLSGELNQESLQRQQELEEKEQLADRLSTLLNALPAGVVVLDSQGVVTQTNPAAIALLGEPLDGARWVDVIHRCFAPRRDDGHEVSLKDGRRVSIEIRTMENQPGQLILLTDLTETRHLQAQLAHAQRLSAMGKMVASLAHQIRTPLSAAILYGGHLSQEDLDEEMRQRCASRLMSRLTHLEQQVRDMLIFARGETRLAEELSADKLVSALASAVEGLKPAPGATVNLENKISSDCRLMCNRDALVGACTNLVNNSLEAGARHVAVRVTEETGELVIRVVDNGPGFEPSDAARLTEAFYTTKSHGTGLGLAVVQAVIKAHQGRFSIESPEQGGAVATLRLPQLRNRH